Below is a window of Mucilaginibacter ginkgonis DNA.
TTAATATGAGTTTATAAAAACTCAATACCAGAAAGGATTGAAAAAGCAGCATCAGTAAGCCAAAAATGATCTGACTGTAAAAGTTGTCTGATACAAAAAATAATGTCACTGCAAACTTTACCGCTGTACCGATAGCTACAGATAGCACCGAGTAAATAATTAGAGAGATATAATTTTTCTTGAAAACATTCCAAGCCGATTTAATGGTCTCTGCTATGGAAAAAGGGTGATACATGCTTGACTATGAGTTTTTTAAAATTACGCGTTTCCAGAAATCCTGCATAAAGCCAAGCCCGTAGGCAACAAGCTGGATAAGGGCAGCCGGTACACTCAAAATTGCAACTTTAAACGATTTGTTTTTAACCCATGCATCAAAAAATATCAACAATAAAAAGGTTACTAACAATATATTGCACAGGAAAGCTATAGGCGAGGTGAACGCGTTGCTTATCAGCCAGAAAAGCATGAACAGCGTAAACGCTGCGGGGAAAAAGTGTACTGCCTTTAATCCGCCGGTTGGGAAGAATTTAAAAATGTTGATTCGTGCCCGTCCAAAAAAATGTAACTGTTTGTAAAATTGGTAAAAGCTGGTACGGCGTTTATGAAATACTTTTGCCTCGGGTATCAAACCTATTTTGAATCCTATCGAGTGGATGCGGATACTTAATTCGATGTCCTCACCCAAGCGGGTAATGATAAAGCCGCCGGCCTTTTCCCAAACCTGCCGCGACAAGCCCATGTTAAAGCTACGCGGATGAAACTGACCGATTCCTTTTTTGTTCCCCCTGATGCCGCCTGTGGTGAAAGGCGACGTCATGGCATAGCTAATGGCTTTTTGGGTAGGGGTGAAGGAGGGGTGCGAATCATCAGGGCCGCCGTAAGCATCCAGCCAATCTGTTTGCAAACGGTTATTAACTATTTCTAAATAATCGGCCGGTATCAGGCAATCTGAATCGAAAATGATGAAGTAATCACCTTTTGCTTGTTCAAACCCAAAATTTCGCGAAAAACCCTGACCTGTATTTGGTTTGGTAAAATATCGCAGGTTTAGTTTGTCCTGAAACAAGGCAACAACATCAGCAGCATCATTAACAGACCCATCTTCTATAACCAATACCTCGAAATTCCGGTACGTCTGGAGCACCAAAGTCTCCAGCAATTCTTTGATCTCTTGCGGGCGGTTGTAAAGCGGAATGATGATGGAGTAGAACAATTTATTGGATTTCGGATTTCGAACTTTCAATTTCGGAATTATTTTGAATTTCGATTTTGCTTAGCAGTTTTTCCTATTGCGGTAAATATAGCAGTTAGTTCGTTAGCCTCTTTTTTTTTGAATCAGCAATTCTGGTTTGTCTACTAAGCCGGCCTCTTCCATTAATTCCAACCAGTAAACCGACTCATCCGCTTCTTCTTCGACGATTACGATCTTATTAATAAAATCAGCTGTCGATTTGCCCCGGCAAGCAGACCTATAATTTGCACCAACTGAAGACGAACTTCTCAAAAGCTGATTTGCTAATCTTCTAATAGTTGTTGTTTGCGGTAAGCTTTCAATAAACCTTATCGCATGCACGGCAAATAGTTGAGTTCTTCTTTTTAATTCGACCTTGTCCATTTTAAAGCAAAATCCGAAATTGAAAATTCGAAATCCGAAATCTAGATAGTCTCCTCAATTTGGTATTTATTTCGGTCTACAGCGCTGCGGGAAACTAATTCTGCAATGAAGCCGCTTAGAAATAATTGTGCGCCCAACAATATTGCTACCAGGCCGATGTAAAATAGGGGATGGTCTGTAGCATCGCGGTATTTCTGGTGGTTGGCTATGTCAACTTGTTTTTCTACGATGATCCATATAGCCATAATGATACCCGTAAGAAAGCTTAGTACGCCCAGGGAACCAAAAAAATGCATCGGCCGTTTACCGAATTTGCCAACAAAAAATATGGAAAGGAGATCAAGGAAACCATTGACGAAACGGCTCATGCCAAACTTTGTAGAACCGTACTTACGTGCACGATGTTCAACAATTTGCTCATCAATCTTGCTAAAACCCGCCCATTTAGCCAGTACAGGTATGTAGCGGTGCATTTCGCCGTAAACCTCGATGTTCTTCACAACCGCTTTGCGGTAAGCTTTTAGACCGCAATTAAAATCATGCAGGTTATTTATCCCCGACATTTTACGCGTGGCGGCATTAAACAACTTTGTAGGAATAGTCTTGCTAAGCGGATCATAACGTTTAGCCTTCCAGCCGGATACCAGGTCGAATTTCTCAACTGTTATTCGGCGGTACAATTCGGGTATTTCATCGGGGCTATCCTGCAGGTCGGCGTCCATAGTAATTATTACATTGCCTTGAGCAGCTTCGAAACCTGTATTCAGGGCAGCCGACTTACCATAATTACGACGGAACTTGATGCCATGTATCGCGGGATTACCCTGATTAAGCTGATTGATAACGTTCCATGATTCATCGGTGCTGCCATCGTCGATTAAAAGCACCTCGTAAGAAAAACTATGCTGAGCCATAACTCTTGCAATCCATTCTGTAAGTTCAGGCAAAGATTCGGCTTCGTTAAGCAGCGGTACTACAACAGATATATCCATTTATCAGCACAAAAATATAAAAAAGAGTGAGGTTTTAATGTCGATTGAAACTGACAGATCGCAAACATTCTGCAATAAAAAAGCCCTATTATTTCTGTCAAGGTTTTCGCTGTACCCAGCGCTGGTCCCAATTTAAATCGGGACGAACCGGCACGGTTTCCCAAATGGCTTTAGATAAACTAGGCTTTGCCATAACTCAAAAATAAAAAAGCCCTGATATTTCTATCAAGGCTTTAGCTGTACCCAGCGCCGGAGTCGAACCGGCACGGTTTCCCACAGGTGTTTGAGACCAGCGCGTCTACCAATTCCGCCAGCTGGGCATTTGTTTTCCTCAGCGTCTGCCATCCCGATAGTTATCGGGACCGCCAGCTGGGCTTACGGTAATAATTACCGGGCTGCAAATGTATTTAAAGTCTCCTTAATCCGCAACAAATATTTTTGGCGGTAATAAATATCAGCAATCTTATTTAAACGGTCTTCGCGGGCTGTATCATCAAGTGTTTCGTAATCTCCTGTGTAGCAATTTAATTGCTGTTGCAGGCCTTCTCCAATTTCGGCAACCTCGGCACCTATCCTTCCAATTTCATCCTCATCGTCTGCTTCCATAAGTCGCTCATTAATGTCCATCATCTCCATTAGAAAGTCGCCGGGCAATTGCGGTTTTGAACCTTCATCAAGCAACCCATGTGATGTTAAAATGTAAGCCAGCCGTTTTGTTGGGTCAGATAATGTTTGGTAAGCCTTGTTATTAATGGTAGATAGCTCTAAGATCTCTTGCTGCTTTTCATCGCCTTCATTCGCAAAAAAATCGGGATGATATTCTTTGCTTAGGCCATAAAATTGCTTTTTTAAAGCAACTTCATCGGGGTTAAAAGACTCCGGAATATTATAAAACTCAAAATAATTGATCATCATATGTGCATTTGCTTTAAAACACGCAATCGTTGCAAAAGTAATTGCAATTCTAATTCTTATTTGTTAAAACGCCATTCTTAAAAGTTTTAAATGCTTTTGTGTCTGCTAAAAGCATTTTGATGGCGTGATTTTTGAAAACCTGAGTATATTTGATTTACGAAGTAACTGACCCCGGCCGAACATTATGGAATCGATGACCACATTATCTGAAATTATAAACAAGTTACGCGCCGAAGGGTATACCGAAGACTTCAATAAAGGCGCGCAGCTGTCTCCCACAGAATACATAATTGATAAGCACTATCGTTTTGAAGGTGAATCTGATCCCGAAGACGAGGCCGTAGTATATGCTATATCGGCACTCGACGGAAAAACAAAAGGCATTCTTGTTAATGGTTACGGCCCGTCGAGCGATCCTGCAAATGACAACATCGTGAAATCTCTGCTAGATCGCGAAGGGCTGTAAATCGTCATGAGTTTACTATCAGTTATTCCTACTATCTTTTATAAAGATCTGAATGTTGCTATACGCTTCTTTACCCTTGGCTTGGGTTTTAAGATAATGTATCTTGAAGACAATTTTTGTGTAGTAAAAAGGGATGAGACCACCATCCATCTAGTTGAAAATAATGACCTTGCTCGTGGCAACCGCCCAGAAATACGCATTGCTACAGATGATATCGACAGCTATTATGACGAAATCATAACCAATCACCCCGAGATCTTACATCCCAATCTGAATATTATCAAAGACCAACCTTGGGGCTTGCGTGAATTTGCCTTGATGGATGAAACTATGTCTTGCATCATTATTCAGCAGGAGATGGAGGCCGCTGTATAAACAGGTTTATTTAACCAATTATTGTTTCACCTTAAAACCTACACATTTAAAATGTCTTCCTCTACGCCGATCTTACTCACCTTATCCAAAATTTCATGGATCTTTTGGTCAAGACGGTTTACTGCATCATCCAGCAACGTGATATACTCTTGAGGTAAGGTGTGGGCCTCCATTTTAATTACGTTCATCATCCCGATGATCGAGGTAAGCGGGCCACGTATCTCATGCGACTGTATGTGGGCGATCTTTAACAGAGACTGGTTCTGCTGCAAAATCTTCTCTTCGTAAAGCTTACGCTTGGTTGTGTTAGTTATGAGGTAAGATATGCCCACAATTTTATCGTCGTTGTCGCGCGCGGGCTCAAATACAGCCTCCCAATAAATCAAACCTCCTTTATCGCCATAATTGGTGCTGCCTTCTTCAACAGATCGTACACCCAATAATGCCAGTTCATAATTTCTCAGGAAAACCTCTTTAAAGTCTTCGGCCAGATATTGCAACAACAGATGGCCGCGCTCCAACTTAACGCTATGAGTGTTACGGATAAAGTTATACGCCGTTTTGTTGTAATCAATTACTTCGCCCTTTTTGCCAAGCAGTACATGAAAGTTGGCCGAATTCTCAAAGAAAGATCTTAATCGTATTTCCGCCTCCGCGTTTTTCAGTTTTTGCTCATGCAATTCACGCGCGTTACGTTTTAACTGATCATTGCTAAACTTCAACTCCATCACGTTTACGGCTTGCTTGGCCAGCATGGTAAGCATCATTTGCTGATGCTCATTAAGCGTATTGGGCTTACGGTCGCCAACACAAAAAGTGCCCAGGCGAAACCCCTCGCGCGAAATAAGTGGCACGCCTGCGTAGAACCGTATCTTCGGGCCATTTTTTACGAGCGGATTATCTGCAAAGCGTCCGTCTTTAAGAAGATCAGGCACTATCATGATACCATTCTGGTCCATAGCGTGAGTAGAGAACGAAATCTTGCGGGGGAGGATATCAATGTTAAGCCCTATTTTAACCTTAACCAATTGGTTATCGCCTTCAATAAGGTTTACCGCTGCAATGGGTACTTTGCAGATCTCAGCAGCCATGAAAACTAGCTGCTGCAATTCGGGGTCGTCCTGAAGATCGTATGCTGCAAATTGTTGTACAGCAAGCAAACGTAGATCTTCCTTCATAGTTTACATTAGTTAGGGAAAAGGCCAATCAATACTAAGGCACAATTTATAATAAAAAACTGTGCTTTTTATATCAGATATACGTGGATGTCCAAATACTGGATTGCCTTTTAAGAAAAAGATGTTGCAACATTAATGTTACACCTTTTTGAACCAAGTGCTATTAATGATTATCCAAAAACAAACAGACAGCATTTGTAAATGTTGCCATTTTAACGTGCGTAGAAATAGCGCAAGAGGCTGTTTTTTGTATCTTTGCAGTATCTACCCGTACATGCGCTAACTAATTTTTATGGAAGGCATTCACAACAAAGAAATTGCTACTAAACAAAAGGCACTTGCCATTAATCTCGATCCAAAGATATATGGGTCTTTTGCAGAGATAGGTGCAGGACAGGATGTGGCTGCTAATTTCTTTAAAGCCGGCGCCGCTGCAGGCACTATAGCCAAAACCATGTCTGCTTATGACATGACTTTCTCTGATGCCATTTACGGCACCCAACAAGTAAAACGTTATGTAAGCGAGCATAGGCTGATGTCTATGCTTGACCACGAGTATAGTTTATTGATAGAGCGTTTGTCCACCCAAAGAGGAGAGAATACCACTTTTTTCGCTTTTTCGGGAACATTCTCAGCCCTTAATTACTATAAAACCAATGAGGGCCATGGTTGGATGGGGGTACGTTTCCAAATGGAACCAAACGGTCCTTTTCACGATGTGGTTCTGCACGTTAAACTTCTGGACAATGATAACGTGTTGCAGCAGCAGGCCGTGGGTATCTTGGGTGTAAACTTGTTGTACGCGTGTTTTTACTACAATCAGATCCCGCCGGTATTTTTGCTGTCGCTGATGGATAATCTTACTAAAGACCGTATCCAGATAGATATGGTGCGTTTTGAAGGCCCTGGATTTGCAAAAGTAGATAACCGTTTGATGAGCCTTCACCTGGTGAAATATGGTTTCTCTGACGCGGCCGTTTTTGGTCCTGATGGTAAAAATCTGCAGCCGTCAGAAGTACTTTATAAAAAGCATATCGTTGTTGTTCGCGGCCGTTTTCGCCCCTTGATCAACGTTCACATGGAAATGCTGAATACTGGTTTGCAGCAGTTTTTAGAAGAGCCTGATGTTGATCCCGCTAAAGTCGTTGTACTTACAGAGTTGACTTTGCAATCACTAAAAGAGCGTGATGCCGACTCCAGCGCCGAGATAGATGAAAAGGATTTTCTGGATAGGGTAGACATTCTTTGCTCTTTAGGGCAAACGGTTATGATCTCTAATTTTCATGAGTATTATAAGCTGGTTTCCTACCTGTCAAAGATCACCAAACTTAAAATGGGTGTGGTACTGGGCTATCCTAACTTGGAGTACATTTTCTCTGAAGATCATTACCGCGATCTGCCGGGCGGTATTTTAGAATCATTTGCTACACTCTTCAGCCGTAAGGTGAAACTATTTATATATCCGACCTTGCGCAAAGGGGTAATATTGAATTCTGAAAAGTTGGCATTATCGCCTGAATTGATCGACCTGTATCAATATTTAATTGCAAATAATAAGATAGAAGACATCACTACTTATAATAAAAACAACCTGCAAGTACAAACGGACCGTGTTCTTGAGATGATAAAAAAGAACCAGCCTGGTTGGGAAGATTATGTGCCGCCCGAAGTTGCAGCGCGGATTAAGGACCACGAGCTATTTGGTTACAATGCCGAAAAAGAAAGCGTTTAGTTTTAAGTTATTAGTAATCACAGATTTATTGTAGCTTTAGGCAAACCTAAAATTATAATGAAATCAATTGCTTTATTATTTGCGGCTGCGGCTGCGCTTGCGTCTTGCCAAAACAACACCAAAGAAACGCCAGAAAAAGGCCTCGACCTTACAGGGTCTTGGCGCTTAATTACCGGCAGTGTAATAACCAAAGGCGTGCCTGTTGTAACTGATTACACTAAAAACCAGGAAATGATCAAGATCCTTAACGACGATCATTTCGCATTTTTGAAACACCCAACTACAGCTACTCCAGATTCTACCAACAAGTTTGATGCCGGCGGCGGCAAATACGAGTTAAAAGGGGACAAGTATACTGAGCATCTCGATTTTTACGGCGACAAAAAGTACGAGCATACTACTTATAATTTTACCGTAAGCTTAAAAGGCGACACGCTTATTCAGCAAGGCCAGGAAGCTGCTGACAGAAGCATAATTGAAAAATACGTGAGGCTAAAATAGTTAATTAAGCAGCTTTTTCTTTTCTGCTTCGTATTCCTCTTTAGTTATCGCGCCGGAGTCAAGTAATGCTTTAAGCTTTTTAATTTGATCGAGCTTGTCGCTTTCAGAAGTTAGGGCGGCTGTTTTAGAACAGGGAACAACCTCGCAGGTACCTATGGCGTCTTCTATGTAAACGTTAAAGTTTGTTGGCGCCTGCAGATCAACAACAAAAGTTACGCGGTTAGCATCGGGTCCGCCGTGCGATACTTTTATCTTTTTAATGATTGCATTGTTGCTGGCGTAAGTACGCGGCGCGTTTAATTGCTTCCTGTTTCGGCGGGGATCAATGAATTGCCAGGCCACAATGCCGCCTGCGTTAATATAATGAAATGTGCCATCATCTGCAGAGCCACGGCCTAACTTCAATGTATCGCCCACGTGGTAAGTGACACCATTTGTAGCTTTATAAAGTGGCAGGTCTTCGGCCTTTAACCATAATGGGGATAAGAAGAACAAGGTTAGCAATAGTTTCATTCGCGCATATATTAACGCACTAATATAAATCTATATTTTCGAACCACACTAAACGACACCTTTATGTCACAGCAAACAGTTATAGATCAATATACCGCTAATGCGCCATTGCAATTTCAGGACGCGCTTAAGAATATTTGCCAGGTGATAAGAGAAACCGTGCCGGGCGCAGATGAATCAATTACTTACCAGATTCCAACCTTCAAAGTAGATGGCAAAGCTGTTGGTGGTTTTGGGTTTTTTTCTAAGCATTGCACATATTTTCCTTTTAGCGGCAGCTTGTTGGCCAATTTTAAAACAGAACTTGCTGGTTATAGCCAAACTAAAAGCGGCGTACATTTTACGCCTGATAAACCCATACCGGATGAATTAGTAAAGCAATTGGTCAAAGCCAAATTGCTGTTTAACGCTAAGCAGGAGTAACCTTATAAAAATATTGGCCTATCCAGTTTCATAGCTATACGATAGGCAGCATTCATCAAACCTACATGGCTATACGCTTGCGGGAAGTTACCCCACATACTACCGTCTGCTTCGTCAACGTCCTCGCTAAATAATTTCAGATCGTTACAATACGGCAGTAAATTTTCAAACTCTTTTATGGCATCATCCAGGCGGCCTACACAAGCTAAAGCCTCTACATACCAAAATGCGCAGATAAGAAAGGTTGTGTGCGGTTTACCAAAATCATCTGCATGTAAATACCTGTAAAATAATCCTTTAGGAGTCTTAAGCTCATTCTCTAATGCAATTAAATGATCCTTAGCCCGCTGGCTCGAAGGGTCAAGATAATTCATCATGATCAACTGCAAGGTACTGGCGTCTAAATAAGTTCCGCCCGCGGCAGCAGTATAGCATTTACGTTCGGGATCGTAGCAACTTTCTATATGTGCCGCCGCGCGTTCTTTCAAAGAAATTGCCCGTTCAACCAATGGTTGGTTGTTTATTGTACGCGCCATTTTTTCTGCCGCGTTGGCACCAGCCCATTGAAATAGGTTACTATAGGCATGCACGTGCGCCATGTTTCTAAATTCCCAAATCCCCGCATCTTTCTCATCTATGGTATGCTCGATCTTGTCTAACAGGTAAGAAATCCATTTATCAGAATCTTTTCGCTCAGCAAATATGAAGCGGTGGTCTGTATAAAGCGGGAGGACTGACACCAACACCTGTCCGTAGATATCGTTCTGTACGTGTTCTGATGCCTGATTACCGATACGCACCGGCATTTCACCTTCATAACCCTCGAGCGGCACAATTTTCTCTTCCAGATCTTTTTTACCGGTTATGCCATAAAGCGGTTGATAACGTTCGTCATCAGAAAAAGAAATGTCTGTGATGTAAGAGAAATACTTCTCCATCTCCTCGAAATGGCCTATGTGGTTTAAAGAGGTAATCACATAATAGGTATCTCGCAGCCAGCAATAGCGGTAATCCCAATTACGTGTACTGCCCGGAAATTCCGGTAAACTGGTAGTACTCGCTGCTATTATAGCCCCAGTGTCTTCATATTGATGGATCTTTAAAGCCAGCGCGCTACGAATAACATAGGGTTGGTAAAACCCTGCTATGTTAGAGTGCTTGATCCAGGTGCGCCAGTAGCGGGTAGTTTCGCTAAGGAAACGTTCCATTGTGCTGGTGAGCGGTGCTTCCAATGGTTCACCATAAGTTAGTACCAGGTATTTACATTCGTTAAGGACAAACGCGTGCTCATCAAATACATAACTTATGGGAATGTTTGTAGTTAAGCGTATGCGTTCATCACCACCTAAATATTGGATATGGTTGCTGCCACGATTGACCGTTAGTTCGGTTTCACCATAGTCAGACATCGGCCGGCATTTTACAGTAACCCTAGGCGACCCTTCAATGGCTTCAATTTTTCGTACCAGCATCAACGGCTTGTAGTAGCGTTGATGCTCGTGAAAGCGTGGAGCGAAATCGGTTATACGATACTTTCCGCCACCATTTGCCAGCGTAACATCAGTAATAAGTATATTGGTATTGTCCAGGTAATATTGCTCAGATTGGAAGTCGCCGGTAGGGCGGATAGAAAATTCGCCGCCTTTAACCTTATCCAGCATGGTGCCGAAGATGAAAGTGCTGTCGAACCGTGGCCAGCAAAGCCAGTCGATATTGGTGTTTTTATTAACGTGGGCTAAGTAGCTGCAATTACCTATAATGCCCGTCTGGTATACGTGTCTTGGCATAAATGCCGAACAAGCCTTATCACTATTTGTTCGGCAAAAGTTTTTTTAGGCTTGGCAGGTAGTTATTATCTGTGTTTAAACTTTTGATATTTATAATATTTGTTAGGCGGGTTAGGTTTCCTAACTCGTTGGCAGGCAACATGTTTTTTTATTTCA
It encodes the following:
- a CDS encoding glycosyltransferase, with product MFYSIIIPLYNRPQEIKELLETLVLQTYRNFEVLVIEDGSVNDAADVVALFQDKLNLRYFTKPNTGQGFSRNFGFEQAKGDYFIIFDSDCLIPADYLEIVNNRLQTDWLDAYGGPDDSHPSFTPTQKAISYAMTSPFTTGGIRGNKKGIGQFHPRSFNMGLSRQVWEKAGGFIITRLGEDIELSIRIHSIGFKIGLIPEAKVFHKRRTSFYQFYKQLHFFGRARINIFKFFPTGGLKAVHFFPAAFTLFMLFWLISNAFTSPIAFLCNILLVTFLLLIFFDAWVKNKSFKVAILSVPAALIQLVAYGLGFMQDFWKRVILKNS
- a CDS encoding four helix bundle protein, whose amino-acid sequence is MDKVELKRRTQLFAVHAIRFIESLPQTTTIRRLANQLLRSSSSVGANYRSACRGKSTADFINKIVIVEEEADESVYWLELMEEAGLVDKPELLIQKKRG
- a CDS encoding glycosyltransferase family 2 protein, with protein sequence MDISVVVPLLNEAESLPELTEWIARVMAQHSFSYEVLLIDDGSTDESWNVINQLNQGNPAIHGIKFRRNYGKSAALNTGFEAAQGNVIITMDADLQDSPDEIPELYRRITVEKFDLVSGWKAKRYDPLSKTIPTKLFNAATRKMSGINNLHDFNCGLKAYRKAVVKNIEVYGEMHRYIPVLAKWAGFSKIDEQIVEHRARKYGSTKFGMSRFVNGFLDLLSIFFVGKFGKRPMHFFGSLGVLSFLTGIIMAIWIIVEKQVDIANHQKYRDATDHPLFYIGLVAILLGAQLFLSGFIAELVSRSAVDRNKYQIEETI
- the hscB gene encoding Fe-S protein assembly co-chaperone HscB, with the protein product MMINYFEFYNIPESFNPDEVALKKQFYGLSKEYHPDFFANEGDEKQQEILELSTINNKAYQTLSDPTKRLAYILTSHGLLDEGSKPQLPGDFLMEMMDINERLMEADDEDEIGRIGAEVAEIGEGLQQQLNCYTGDYETLDDTAREDRLNKIADIYYRQKYLLRIKETLNTFAAR
- a CDS encoding phosphoribosylpyrophosphate synthetase, producing the protein MTTLSEIINKLRAEGYTEDFNKGAQLSPTEYIIDKHYRFEGESDPEDEAVVYAISALDGKTKGILVNGYGPSSDPANDNIVKSLLDREGL
- a CDS encoding VOC family protein — translated: MSLLSVIPTIFYKDLNVAIRFFTLGLGFKIMYLEDNFCVVKRDETTIHLVENNDLARGNRPEIRIATDDIDSYYDEIITNHPEILHPNLNIIKDQPWGLREFALMDETMSCIIIQQEMEAAV
- a CDS encoding GAF domain-containing protein, coding for MKEDLRLLAVQQFAAYDLQDDPELQQLVFMAAEICKVPIAAVNLIEGDNQLVKVKIGLNIDILPRKISFSTHAMDQNGIMIVPDLLKDGRFADNPLVKNGPKIRFYAGVPLISREGFRLGTFCVGDRKPNTLNEHQQMMLTMLAKQAVNVMELKFSNDQLKRNARELHEQKLKNAEAEIRLRSFFENSANFHVLLGKKGEVIDYNKTAYNFIRNTHSVKLERGHLLLQYLAEDFKEVFLRNYELALLGVRSVEEGSTNYGDKGGLIYWEAVFEPARDNDDKIVGISYLITNTTKRKLYEEKILQQNQSLLKIAHIQSHEIRGPLTSIIGMMNVIKMEAHTLPQEYITLLDDAVNRLDQKIHEILDKVSKIGVEEDILNV
- a CDS encoding TonB-dependent receptor, producing the protein MEGIHNKEIATKQKALAINLDPKIYGSFAEIGAGQDVAANFFKAGAAAGTIAKTMSAYDMTFSDAIYGTQQVKRYVSEHRLMSMLDHEYSLLIERLSTQRGENTTFFAFSGTFSALNYYKTNEGHGWMGVRFQMEPNGPFHDVVLHVKLLDNDNVLQQQAVGILGVNLLYACFYYNQIPPVFLLSLMDNLTKDRIQIDMVRFEGPGFAKVDNRLMSLHLVKYGFSDAAVFGPDGKNLQPSEVLYKKHIVVVRGRFRPLINVHMEMLNTGLQQFLEEPDVDPAKVVVLTELTLQSLKERDADSSAEIDEKDFLDRVDILCSLGQTVMISNFHEYYKLVSYLSKITKLKMGVVLGYPNLEYIFSEDHYRDLPGGILESFATLFSRKVKLFIYPTLRKGVILNSEKLALSPELIDLYQYLIANNKIEDITTYNKNNLQVQTDRVLEMIKKNQPGWEDYVPPEVAARIKDHELFGYNAEKESV
- a CDS encoding SHOCT domain-containing protein, which gives rise to MKLLLTLFFLSPLWLKAEDLPLYKATNGVTYHVGDTLKLGRGSADDGTFHYINAGGIVAWQFIDPRRNRKQLNAPRTYASNNAIIKKIKVSHGGPDANRVTFVVDLQAPTNFNVYIEDAIGTCEVVPCSKTAALTSESDKLDQIKKLKALLDSGAITKEEYEAEKKKLLN
- a CDS encoding iron chaperone — protein: MSQQTVIDQYTANAPLQFQDALKNICQVIRETVPGADESITYQIPTFKVDGKAVGGFGFFSKHCTYFPFSGSLLANFKTELAGYSQTKSGVHFTPDKPIPDELVKQLVKAKLLFNAKQE
- a CDS encoding glycoside hydrolase family 15 protein translates to MPRHVYQTGIIGNCSYLAHVNKNTNIDWLCWPRFDSTFIFGTMLDKVKGGEFSIRPTGDFQSEQYYLDNTNILITDVTLANGGGKYRITDFAPRFHEHQRYYKPLMLVRKIEAIEGSPRVTVKCRPMSDYGETELTVNRGSNHIQYLGGDERIRLTTNIPISYVFDEHAFVLNECKYLVLTYGEPLEAPLTSTMERFLSETTRYWRTWIKHSNIAGFYQPYVIRSALALKIHQYEDTGAIIAASTTSLPEFPGSTRNWDYRYCWLRDTYYVITSLNHIGHFEEMEKYFSYITDISFSDDERYQPLYGITGKKDLEEKIVPLEGYEGEMPVRIGNQASEHVQNDIYGQVLVSVLPLYTDHRFIFAERKDSDKWISYLLDKIEHTIDEKDAGIWEFRNMAHVHAYSNLFQWAGANAAEKMARTINNQPLVERAISLKERAAAHIESCYDPERKCYTAAAGGTYLDASTLQLIMMNYLDPSSQRAKDHLIALENELKTPKGLFYRYLHADDFGKPHTTFLICAFWYVEALACVGRLDDAIKEFENLLPYCNDLKLFSEDVDEADGSMWGNFPQAYSHVGLMNAAYRIAMKLDRPIFL